One Methylobacterium oryzae DNA window includes the following coding sequences:
- a CDS encoding SLC13 family permease — translation MTVDQVLAFGLIGVTVAAFVWDRLPYDLVALTALAVGIAVGLVPADKAFSGFSDDIVIIVGSALVLSVAIARSGAVETLMRPLMPYMTSPVRQVPILVAGVLLLSMVTKNVGALAIFMPIALQVARRSGTTPSALLMPMASASLIGGIVTLVGTSPNVIVSKVRADLTGKPFGMFDYAPVGLCVAAAGFVFLCLGWRLLPRRDGGTRSMEAAFTLERYTTEARLPPEHPAVDRTVAFLEAQGDGDVSVATILREHFRRYPASPDFRLRGDDVLLLNGEPDALERFVARTGLALAGAAPAAEAVVMEGVVTAESELVGRTAAQLDLEHSSGLGILAVSRRGRRIEQSLSSVRFRAGDVVVVRGHSAALASALGTLKVLPLAAREIALGRNDRSWLPAAILFLAMGLVALHVVPVAVSFFGAVVAVLLLRSLTPQEAYQAVEWPVLVLLGALIPISETVSSTGGADLIAGQLTALVQGLSPITALGAVLILAMAVTPFLNNAATVLVMGPIAAKLATRLGLSLDPFLMAVALGAACDFLTPIGHQCNTLVMGPGGYRFGDYARLGLPLSLIVIVVGIPLIAFVWPLHPV, via the coding sequence ATGACCGTCGATCAAGTGCTCGCCTTCGGCCTGATCGGCGTGACGGTAGCCGCTTTCGTGTGGGATCGCCTGCCCTACGATCTCGTGGCCCTGACCGCCCTCGCCGTCGGCATCGCGGTGGGGCTCGTGCCCGCCGACAAGGCGTTCTCGGGATTCTCCGACGACATCGTGATCATCGTCGGGTCTGCCCTCGTCCTCTCGGTGGCCATTGCTCGCTCCGGCGCGGTCGAGACCCTAATGCGTCCGCTCATGCCGTACATGACCAGCCCGGTCCGCCAAGTGCCCATCCTCGTGGCCGGGGTCCTCCTCCTATCGATGGTGACGAAGAACGTCGGTGCGCTCGCCATCTTCATGCCGATCGCGCTGCAAGTTGCCCGCCGCAGCGGGACAACACCCTCGGCGCTGCTCATGCCGATGGCCTCGGCCTCGCTCATCGGCGGCATCGTCACGCTGGTGGGCACATCGCCGAACGTGATCGTCTCAAAGGTCCGCGCCGACCTGACCGGTAAACCCTTCGGCATGTTCGACTACGCTCCCGTGGGCCTGTGCGTGGCCGCGGCAGGCTTCGTCTTTCTCTGCCTCGGATGGCGCCTGCTGCCCCGGCGGGATGGAGGCACTCGCTCGATGGAGGCGGCGTTCACGCTGGAGCGCTATACGACGGAGGCGCGCCTCCCGCCGGAGCATCCGGCTGTCGACCGGACGGTGGCCTTCCTGGAGGCCCAGGGTGACGGGGATGTCAGCGTCGCCACCATCCTGCGCGAGCATTTTCGGCGCTACCCGGCCAGCCCGGACTTCCGGCTTAGGGGCGACGATGTGCTCCTGCTCAACGGCGAGCCGGACGCCCTCGAGCGCTTCGTGGCACGCACCGGACTGGCCCTAGCCGGCGCCGCGCCCGCGGCGGAGGCCGTGGTGATGGAGGGCGTGGTGACGGCGGAGTCCGAACTCGTCGGGCGCACGGCCGCTCAACTCGATCTGGAGCACAGTTCCGGTCTGGGGATCCTCGCCGTCAGCCGGCGCGGCCGCCGCATCGAACAGAGCCTGTCCTCCGTCCGTTTCCGGGCCGGGGACGTCGTCGTGGTGCGCGGGCACAGTGCGGCGTTGGCATCGGCCCTCGGGACGCTCAAGGTGCTACCCCTCGCCGCTCGGGAGATCGCCCTCGGCCGGAACGACCGGAGTTGGCTGCCGGCCGCAATCCTGTTCCTGGCCATGGGCCTCGTCGCCCTTCACGTCGTGCCCGTCGCTGTCTCCTTCTTCGGTGCGGTGGTCGCCGTGCTGCTTCTGCGTAGCTTGACGCCGCAGGAGGCTTACCAAGCCGTCGAATGGCCGGTGCTCGTCCTCCTGGGTGCCTTGATCCCAATCTCCGAGACCGTCAGCAGCACGGGCGGCGCCGACCTGATTGCCGGCCAACTCACGGCCTTGGTGCAGGGTCTCTCACCGATCACAGCCCTCGGCGCCGTCCTGATCCTAGCGATGGCGGTCACGCCGTTTCTCAACAACGCCGCCACGGTTCTCGTGATGGGTCCAATCGCCGCGAAGCTTGCGACCAGACTGGGCCTCAGCTTGGATCCCTTCCTGATGGCGGTAGCGCTGGGCGCCGCTTGTGACTTCCTCACGCCGATTGGCCACCAGTGTAATACGCTCGTGATGGGCCCGGGTGGTTACCGTTTCGGTGACTACGCGCGGCTCGGGCTACCGCTCTCACTCATCGTGATCGTGGTCGGTATTCCTCTAATTGCGTTTGTCTGGCCTCTTCATCCCGTGTGA
- a CDS encoding CBS domain-containing protein, whose translation MPKLSAEHLRVADVMARDVEFIEPQSTVQAAAVLMGEIEVGALPVGSADQLVGIITDRDLLYRVVARGRDPTSVAVQEVASRPVLSCDPGDSLRAALDIMGSNYVRRLPVVDGTRKVVGWLTLADISRHLLVSDDALQVSLQALTEGATDV comes from the coding sequence ATGCCGAAACTGTCCGCCGAGCACCTTCGCGTCGCCGACGTGATGGCCCGCGACGTCGAGTTCATAGAGCCGCAATCGACCGTGCAGGCTGCGGCGGTCCTGATGGGCGAAATCGAGGTGGGGGCGCTGCCGGTCGGCTCGGCCGATCAGCTGGTCGGCATCATCACGGATCGGGATCTGCTCTATCGGGTCGTCGCCCGTGGGCGCGATCCCACCTCCGTGGCGGTCCAGGAGGTCGCCTCGCGTCCCGTCCTCTCCTGCGATCCCGGCGATTCCCTCCGCGCGGCCCTCGACATCATGGGGTCGAACTACGTTCGGCGCCTTCCGGTGGTCGATGGGACTCGAAAGGTGGTGGGCTGGCTGACCCTCGCCGACATCTCGCGCCACCTGCTCGTGAGCGACGATGCCTTGCAGGTATCCCTGCAGGCGCTCACGGAAGGGGCAACGGACGTATGA
- a CDS encoding IS110 family transposase, with the protein MLPVCHRNPPPPGKELSTFAEQVHVVVRKALRRAQVTPFFAKLPRCLIGMEACGTAHHWARELIKLGHDVRLMPPAYVKPYVKRGKTDANDAAAICEAVTRPSMRFVPVKATEQQAALALHRTRDLLVKQRTQLVNMIRGLLAEFGIEMARGLRHALELAARLSAGDAAEVPPLAQRVVTGLADQIGALQIQLTRLEKELLTWHRDSDLSQRLATIPGVGIVSATALAASVSEPERFRSGRQFAASLGLTPLQNCSGGKERLGRISRMGDRYLRRLLVVGMTSLIRRAKTTPTSVDPRLPALLQRKPVRVVTVAAANRTARVAWAIMTRGGTYRAPAATAA; encoded by the coding sequence TTGCTTCCGGTCTGCCATCGGAACCCTCCTCCTCCAGGAAAAGAGCTCTCCACTTTTGCGGAGCAAGTCCACGTCGTCGTTCGGAAGGCGCTGCGGCGGGCGCAGGTCACGCCGTTCTTCGCCAAGCTGCCACGGTGCCTGATCGGCATGGAGGCGTGCGGCACAGCGCACCACTGGGCCCGGGAACTCATAAAGCTCGGCCATGACGTGCGGCTGATGCCGCCGGCTTACGTGAAGCCGTACGTCAAGCGCGGCAAGACCGATGCGAACGATGCCGCTGCCATCTGTGAGGCGGTGACGCGCCCGAGCATGCGCTTCGTGCCCGTGAAGGCGACCGAGCAGCAGGCGGCGCTGGCGCTGCACCGGACGCGCGACCTGCTGGTCAAGCAACGCACGCAGCTGGTGAACATGATCCGAGGCCTGCTCGCCGAGTTTGGGATCGAGATGGCGCGGGGCCTGCGGCACGCGCTCGAACTGGCGGCCCGGCTCTCGGCCGGAGACGCGGCCGAGGTGCCGCCGTTAGCCCAGCGCGTGGTGACCGGGTTGGCCGATCAGATCGGTGCCTTGCAGATTCAGCTCACCCGACTGGAGAAGGAGTTGCTCACCTGGCATCGAGACAGCGACCTGTCGCAGCGGCTTGCGACGATCCCGGGTGTCGGCATCGTGTCGGCAACCGCGCTGGCCGCCTCGGTGAGCGAGCCCGAGCGCTTCCGTTCCGGTCGGCAGTTCGCTGCCTCGTTGGGCCTGACACCGCTGCAGAACTGCAGTGGCGGCAAGGAGCGCCTGGGCCGGATCTCACGCATGGGCGACCGCTACCTGCGCCGGCTGCTCGTGGTCGGCATGACGTCTCTGATCCGGCGCGCGAAGACGACACCGACCTCGGTCGACCCGCGGCTGCCGGCGCTGCTGCAGCGTAAGCCAGTGCGCGTGGTGACTGTGGCGGCGGCCAATCGCACGGCGCGGGTCGCCTGGGCGATCATGACCCGCGGCGGCACCTACCGCGCACCGGCGGCCACGGCCGCCTGA
- a CDS encoding EAL domain-containing protein, translating into MIYGAARLAADHALGFVFTAGVICLAAGWLVATLMRTVSNADPAHRYRWIAGTAVVAGLGVWTTHFVAMLGYRPDMVLSFDDTKTIVSALIAILVAGLPLAVARLFPSWRIRAVAGAIAGLGIGGMHYAGMAAIEGCQQTHSPLMNILAAGIGACSLALACGLPRRLAPPRVVCALFTLAVTGTHFVAIAGTTLARTQDYSSFPHENIVLSIFTTAGAAVLFLGAFLTIIATQRFDAQERAHSSVLRTALDNMSNGLLYLDASECVRLYNRRYTEIYGIPLDVDLTGKTIDQIIDIVGDRHHWTAERRVAARQRVDEWRNVENSKQIDYPLDDGRILQVEIRPIEEGGNVVTFDDVTKERAAQRRIAELAFSDPLTKLANRRALNARLDRDFVPKQVVKLLLIDLDRFKQINDTYGHVVGDQLLIQVANRLRTIAGSDGFVARLGGDEMAVLVYGDQAQAMAVATEVIEALALPYVINDLTVSIGCSIGMCCTDDARDAIELMQFSDIALYESKRQGRGRTSCYTRDMLKTVADRVQLETDMRTAIERGEMHLAYQPVISLVDDRIIGYEALIRWDHPTLGAVSPARFIPLAEETGQIIPIGAWVLLEACRQAAQLPSDVYVAVNVSPVQLRSPQLLSDLTQALAKSGLPAKRLEIELTETAIVEDGPQIAKVLSAIRRLGVTVAMDDFGTGYSSLAHLRDLPLDRIKVDRSFVATAETDRHSLAVLKGITQIARAMNVALQAEGVETPSQLALMREVGCDAIQGYLVGRPQRLVESTVPMALSA; encoded by the coding sequence ATGATCTACGGTGCCGCCCGCCTAGCTGCCGACCACGCACTCGGCTTTGTTTTTACTGCCGGTGTCATCTGCCTCGCGGCTGGATGGCTAGTCGCTACTTTGATGCGTACGGTCAGCAATGCCGATCCTGCTCACCGATACCGCTGGATCGCGGGCACGGCGGTTGTGGCCGGCTTGGGCGTCTGGACGACTCATTTCGTCGCCATGCTGGGCTATCGGCCCGACATGGTGCTGAGCTTTGACGACACGAAAACTATTGTCTCGGCGCTGATCGCTATTTTGGTCGCGGGCCTGCCGTTGGCCGTGGCCCGGCTTTTTCCATCGTGGCGGATCCGTGCTGTGGCCGGTGCGATTGCCGGGCTTGGTATCGGTGGGATGCACTACGCCGGCATGGCGGCGATTGAGGGATGCCAACAGACACATTCGCCGCTTATGAACATTTTAGCTGCCGGTATTGGTGCCTGCAGCCTTGCGCTGGCTTGTGGCCTGCCGCGACGCTTGGCGCCCCCCCGGGTGGTCTGCGCTCTTTTCACCCTCGCCGTTACTGGTACTCACTTCGTCGCGATTGCCGGCACGACGCTAGCGCGCACCCAGGATTATAGCAGCTTCCCGCACGAGAATATCGTGCTCAGCATTTTCACCACTGCGGGAGCTGCTGTCCTGTTCCTCGGGGCGTTCCTGACTATAATTGCAACACAACGTTTCGACGCCCAGGAGCGCGCCCATTCTTCGGTCCTGAGAACCGCACTCGACAATATGTCGAACGGTTTGCTGTATCTGGACGCGTCCGAGTGCGTGCGCCTGTACAATCGGCGCTACACTGAAATCTATGGCATCCCTCTCGATGTCGACCTAACGGGCAAAACTATCGACCAGATCATCGACATTGTCGGCGATCGTCATCATTGGACCGCAGAGCGGCGCGTGGCGGCGCGCCAGCGGGTCGACGAATGGCGGAACGTCGAAAACTCGAAGCAAATTGACTATCCGCTTGACGACGGACGCATTCTGCAGGTCGAAATCCGTCCGATCGAGGAAGGCGGTAACGTCGTTACCTTCGACGACGTCACCAAAGAGCGCGCGGCACAGCGCCGGATCGCGGAATTGGCCTTCTCCGATCCCCTGACCAAGCTCGCCAATCGCCGCGCCTTGAATGCGCGGTTGGATCGCGATTTTGTACCCAAGCAAGTCGTCAAGCTCCTGCTGATCGATCTCGATCGCTTCAAGCAGATTAACGATACCTACGGTCACGTCGTTGGCGATCAGCTCTTGATACAGGTTGCCAACAGGCTGAGGACGATCGCGGGATCGGACGGGTTCGTAGCCCGGCTTGGCGGCGACGAGATGGCGGTGCTGGTCTATGGCGATCAGGCACAGGCAATGGCTGTCGCCACCGAGGTGATTGAGGCGCTCGCCCTCCCGTACGTGATCAATGACCTCACAGTGTCGATCGGCTGCAGCATCGGTATGTGCTGCACGGATGATGCGCGCGATGCGATCGAACTCATGCAGTTCTCAGACATCGCGCTATACGAGTCGAAACGGCAGGGTCGAGGTAGAACGAGTTGCTACACGCGCGACATGCTGAAGACCGTCGCCGATCGGGTTCAGCTCGAAACGGACATGCGAACCGCGATTGAACGCGGGGAAATGCATCTGGCCTATCAGCCGGTGATCTCACTCGTTGACGATCGGATCATCGGCTATGAGGCATTGATCCGTTGGGATCACCCGACACTCGGAGCTGTTTCCCCAGCCCGTTTCATTCCGTTGGCCGAGGAGACCGGACAGATCATCCCGATCGGCGCTTGGGTGTTGCTGGAGGCCTGCCGACAGGCCGCGCAATTACCAAGCGATGTCTACGTCGCGGTGAACGTTTCACCTGTCCAGCTGCGCTCGCCGCAGCTTCTGTCCGATCTCACGCAGGCTCTAGCCAAGAGTGGACTGCCAGCCAAACGGCTGGAGATCGAGCTCACGGAAACAGCAATCGTCGAGGATGGACCTCAGATCGCCAAGGTCCTGAGCGCCATCCGCCGCCTCGGTGTGACGGTGGCGATGGATGATTTTGGCACGGGTTACTCGTCGCTTGCCCATCTGCGCGACTTGCCGCTCGACCGCATCAAGGTGGATCGTTCGTTCGTGGCCACGGCGGAGACGGATCGCCATTCGTTGGCTGTGCTGAAAGGCATCACGCAGATCGCGCGCGCGATGAATGTCGCGCTCCAGGCGGAAGGCGTTGAGACGCCATCGCAGCTCGCGCTCATGCGCGAGGTCGGTTGCGACGCGATCCAGGGCTACTTAGTCGGACGGCCGCAACGATTGGTGGAGAGCACTGTGCCGATGGCTTTGTCGGCTTAA
- a CDS encoding DMT family transporter, producing the protein MSPANTNRATGFAALLVTALGWGFGWLAMKVVLQSWPPLFGRGAAGLIAAMLLALVALMRGERLAVPRGARARLAMSAYTNVFAWMGFSSLSLRWITVSEAALLVYSMPVWATLFAWAVSGHRPTLRGLLALVLGLSGIGVLLGAGAGALGEEKLPGIGFALAAAVLFALGAVLNSRALPVPPFAITAWQVGLGCLPMVMLGITLERPAVMALSGASAWAFVYVTLIPMAACFLTWFEALRRLPPVAASTSMLLVPLIGILSATLFLGEPLGPREMLAMALTLGGVVLALRK; encoded by the coding sequence ATGTCACCAGCAAACACGAACCGCGCGACCGGCTTTGCGGCGCTCCTCGTGACCGCGCTCGGGTGGGGGTTCGGCTGGCTGGCGATGAAGGTCGTCCTGCAAAGCTGGCCCCCGCTGTTCGGGCGGGGCGCGGCGGGCCTGATCGCAGCAATGCTGCTCGCCCTTGTGGCGCTGATGCGCGGCGAACGTCTCGCCGTGCCCCGGGGGGCTCGCGCCCGGCTGGCGATGTCAGCGTACACCAACGTCTTTGCGTGGATGGGTTTCTCGTCGCTCAGCCTGCGCTGGATCACCGTCAGCGAGGCCGCCCTGTTGGTCTATTCGATGCCGGTCTGGGCGACCTTGTTCGCCTGGGCGGTGTCCGGCCATCGCCCGACGCTGCGGGGCTTACTCGCGCTGGTGCTCGGCCTCTCCGGGATCGGCGTGCTGCTCGGTGCTGGCGCAGGCGCCCTGGGCGAGGAGAAATTGCCCGGCATCGGATTCGCGCTCGCGGCTGCGGTCCTGTTCGCGCTCGGCGCGGTCCTCAATAGCCGCGCTCTGCCGGTGCCCCCCTTCGCGATCACCGCGTGGCAAGTCGGACTGGGCTGTCTGCCGATGGTAATGCTCGGCATCACGCTCGAACGGCCGGCCGTCATGGCGCTCAGCGGCGCGAGCGCATGGGCGTTCGTCTACGTCACCCTGATCCCAATGGCTGCCTGCTTTCTCACGTGGTTCGAAGCGCTTCGACGGTTGCCGCCCGTAGCGGCTTCCACGAGTATGCTGCTCGTCCCTCTCATCGGCATCCTCTCCGCGACGTTGTTCCTCGGCGAGCCTTTGGGGCCGCGGGAAATGCTGGCCATGGCGCTGACGCTGGGAGGCGTCGTCCTGGCTTTGAGAAAGTGA
- a CDS encoding IS3 family transposase (programmed frameshift): protein MADRKQTFTPEFRAEAVRLAQTSGRSRREVAADLGVGLSTLRNWIDGRREREMDHPPADRQEDMAAELKRLRRENEVLRQEREILKRATGFFRQGGKSMRFRLIDAAKKDFPVARLCKVLDVSPSGYFAWKNRPASTRQREDLVLLAHVRSAFTLSHETYGSPRMTHELREQGLAAGRRRVARLMRENGLKARQPRRFRRTTDSGHAFPIAPNHLDQDFTAAGPDRKWGSDISYIWTREGWLYLAVVLDLYSRRVVGWAASDRLHKELALTALRRALVVRRTGPGLLHHSDRGSQYCSNEYQAELRGHGIVISMSGKGNCYDNAMVETFFKTLKSELVWRTAFQTRAEATIALARYIDGFYNPRRRHSALGYTSPIQFERGFTHQTALH from the exons ATGGCAGACCGGAAGCAAACCTTTACCCCTGAGTTTCGCGCAGAGGCGGTGCGATTGGCGCAGACGAGCGGGCGGTCCCGCCGCGAGGTCGCCGCCGATCTCGGCGTCGGGCTCTCGACGCTGCGCAACTGGATCGACGGCCGGCGCGAGCGGGAGATGGACCATCCGCCAGCCGATCGGCAGGAGGACATGGCCGCCGAGCTCAAGCGCCTGCGCCGCGAGAACGAGGTGCTACGCCAGGAGCGGGAGATCCTGAAGCGGGCCACGG GCTTTTTTCGCCAAGGAGGGAAGTCGATGAGGTTCCGCCTCATCGACGCGGCGAAGAAGGACTTCCCGGTCGCGCGCCTGTGCAAGGTCCTCGACGTCAGTCCGAGCGGCTATTTCGCCTGGAAAAACCGCCCGGCCTCGACGCGGCAGCGCGAGGATCTCGTGCTGCTTGCCCACGTCCGCTCCGCCTTCACGCTCTCGCACGAGACGTATGGCAGCCCGCGCATGACCCACGAGCTGCGCGAGCAGGGTTTGGCGGCAGGCCGAAGACGCGTGGCCCGGCTGATGCGGGAGAACGGGCTCAAGGCTCGCCAGCCGCGGCGCTTCCGGCGCACGACGGACAGCGGCCACGCCTTCCCGATCGCGCCCAACCACCTCGACCAGGACTTCACGGCGGCCGGGCCCGATCGCAAGTGGGGAAGCGACATCTCCTACATCTGGACGCGGGAGGGTTGGCTGTACCTGGCGGTGGTCCTCGACCTGTACTCTCGACGGGTCGTGGGCTGGGCGGCGAGCGACCGTCTTCACAAGGAACTCGCGCTGACCGCGCTGCGACGTGCCCTTGTCGTCCGACGGACCGGACCAGGTTTATTGCATCATTCAGACCGCGGCAGTCAGTACTGTTCGAATGAGTATCAGGCGGAACTACGAGGACATGGCATCGTGATCTCGATGTCTGGCAAGGGAAATTGTTATGATAACGCGATGGTCGAGACGTTCTTCAAGACGCTGAAGAGCGAGTTGGTCTGGCGCACCGCGTTCCAGACACGAGCCGAGGCCACCATCGCGCTGGCCCGTTACATCGATGGCTTCTACAATCCCCGCCGCCGTCACTCGGCGCTGGGCTACACCAGCCCTATCCAGTTCGAGAGGGGCTTCACCCACCAAACCGCTCTCCATTAG